A region from the Desulfoglaeba alkanexedens ALDC genome encodes:
- the folP gene encoding dihydropteroate synthase, translating to MTVRRRPVYTLRLRSRPWVLGDRTQVMGIVNVTPDSFSDGGICYEPDAALLHARRLIEEGADILDIGGESTRPFSDPVALEEEIERVVPLIRRIREFSDIPISIDTTKAETARRALEAGADIVNDVSALGFDPEMASVAAETRVPLIVMHMLGTPKTMQQSPRYDSLFSEIVAFLEERIRFAVERGVERSQIIVDPGIGFGKSVDHNLRLVRDLDVFHVLERPVLFGASRKRFIGTVLDRPPQEREVGTAVVNTFAAAAGAHIVRVHDVGFHRQAAAMADAVRGAWSTP from the coding sequence ATGACCGTCCGCCGCCGCCCCGTTTATACCCTCCGCCTGCGATCCCGCCCGTGGGTCCTCGGCGACCGCACTCAGGTCATGGGGATCGTGAATGTCACTCCCGATTCCTTCTCGGACGGCGGCATCTGCTACGAACCGGACGCCGCTCTGCTTCACGCCCGCCGGCTCATCGAGGAAGGGGCCGACATCCTGGACATCGGCGGTGAATCGACCCGCCCCTTTTCCGATCCGGTGGCTCTGGAAGAGGAAATCGAGCGGGTGGTTCCTTTGATCCGGCGCATTCGCGAATTCAGCGACATCCCCATTTCCATCGACACCACCAAGGCGGAAACGGCTCGGCGCGCGCTGGAAGCCGGAGCCGACATAGTGAACGACGTGAGCGCCCTGGGCTTTGATCCCGAAATGGCGTCGGTGGCCGCCGAAACCCGGGTTCCGCTCATTGTCATGCACATGCTGGGAACACCGAAGACCATGCAGCAATCGCCCCGTTACGATTCCTTGTTTTCGGAAATCGTGGCGTTTCTGGAAGAACGCATCCGTTTCGCGGTGGAGCGTGGCGTGGAACGGTCGCAGATCATCGTGGACCCGGGGATCGGCTTTGGAAAGTCGGTCGACCACAACCTCCGGCTGGTGAGGGACCTGGACGTCTTTCACGTCTTGGAGCGCCCCGTCCTTTTCGGCGCATCCCGCAAGCGATTCATCGGGACGGTCCTGGATCGCCCGCCGCAAGAACGGGAAGTGGGAACGGCGGTTGTGAATACCTTCGCCGCGGCGGCCGGCGCTCACATCGTACGCGTCCACGATGTGGGATTTCACCGGCAGGCCGCCGCCATGGCCGACGCTGTTCGGGGTGCTTGGTCAACCCCGTGA